GCATGGATATGTTCGAGCGTGATACCATTCCAAACAAAGTGATACTACTTTTAACTGATGGCGTAGATAGTGGCATGGACATTCTTCCTCTTGATGCCGCCAATATGGCCAAAAAGGATTCTACCATTATTTATACTATTGGAATTGGTGACCCAGGAAGTAGTTCTTCCGACCTCGATGAGCGCACCCTAACCGAAATATCAGAATTAACACAAGGCAAATACTTTAGAGCCAAGGACGCTGAGGAACTCGAAAAAATTTATGCCGAATTGGAAAAATTAGAACCTGTGGAATATGAAGAAGAAAGTTTTACCCCTAAAACACTTCTCTATTACTACCCTTTAGGTATCGCTTTAATTTTAGGCTTTGCTTTAGTTTTTATTAATAATTTGATTGTAATTTTTAAACGCCTTACCGCTTCTTAATGCTAGAAAAAATTAAACATATCGACTGGAACAAATTCCACTTTTTACGAACGGAACACCTTTGGTATGGCATAGCAGCAATATTAATACTGTGCGTAGGTTTTCTATTTTACAAGGAAACTTTTACATGGAAAAAACAAATCGCCAAACATTTAAGACCCTATGTGATTCAAAAAGGAACGGTTTGGAAAACGGTACTTATTCGATTATCGGTAATTCTCATGTTTGGCATAGGCTTAGTTGCTTTTTTAGGACCTACATGGAGTCAGTTTAAAGCGCCTGCAAAAAAAGTGAAATCGCGATTTGTAATAGCTTTAGACATGTCTCACAGCATGCTCACCACCGATGTTTCACCCAACCGATTAGAGCGTGCAAAGTTTAAAATTCACGATTTATTAGAAGCCAATCCTAAAGCGGAAACCAATTTAGTTCTCTTTTCAGGCTCTACCCATGTCGCCATTCCTTTTACAACAGATTATAAAATCATTCTTGACCAATTAGACGGTTTACAACCCAGAATGATGCCACATGGCGGCACGTCCTTCAACTTGTTGTTTGATAGAGTAAACACCTTTTTTACAGATAATAAAGCAGAAGGCAAAATTCTTTTAATTACCGATGATTTAGACGACTTGTCTATAGCGTTATTAAGTGCCTTTTTACAAGAAAATAACGTTAAACTCTACATTTACCCCTTTGCAACACAAAGTGGCGCCAGCATTCCAGGACATAAAAAGCAAGTTTCAGCACTTAATAGTAATAAGCTTAATAGCCTTGCTGCCCTCGATCAGGTAGAAATTTTAGAGTTGACCTTAGACCATAGTGATGTAAAAGATCTCGCTAAAGCGATAAGTGATCATATTATTTTTGAGGATAAAACCGATAAAAAAGATGAAAACTGGGAAGACAACGGCTATTGGCTGGTTTTTCCTTTGGCTTTTATTTTCTTGTTTAGCTTCCGTAAAGGATGGTCGATAAACTTGGTAATAATCATGCTGTTTTTTTCGTCTTGTTCTAAAGAAAAAAATAGTGATTTCAAATTCAAAGATTTGTGGTATACCCAACAATACCAAGCCCAACAAGCATACGATGCTAAAAATTACGTCCAAGCTGCTTTAAAGTTCAAAGATCCCATGCATAAAGGCGTGGCTTATTATAAAGCTGGTGATTTTTTAAGTGCAGAAACAGCGTTTAAACAAGACTCCACAGTAAATGGCTTGTATAATTTAGGTTTAACCTATGCCAAATTGGGACGTTTGGAAAAATCGGAAGAGATCTTCGAAAAGGTTATTCAAAAAGACCCAAACAATACCAATGCCAAAACCAACTTACAGCATATCCAACAAACCA
This genomic interval from Tamlana carrageenivorans contains the following:
- a CDS encoding VWA domain-containing protein yields the protein MLEKIKHIDWNKFHFLRTEHLWYGIAAILILCVGFLFYKETFTWKKQIAKHLRPYVIQKGTVWKTVLIRLSVILMFGIGLVAFLGPTWSQFKAPAKKVKSRFVIALDMSHSMLTTDVSPNRLERAKFKIHDLLEANPKAETNLVLFSGSTHVAIPFTTDYKIILDQLDGLQPRMMPHGGTSFNLLFDRVNTFFTDNKAEGKILLITDDLDDLSIALLSAFLQENNVKLYIYPFATQSGASIPGHKKQVSALNSNKLNSLAALDQVEILELTLDHSDVKDLAKAISDHIIFEDKTDKKDENWEDNGYWLVFPLAFIFLFSFRKGWSINLVIIMLFFSSCSKEKNSDFKFKDLWYTQQYQAQQAYDAKNYVQAALKFKDPMHKGVAYYKAGDFLSAETAFKQDSTVNGLYNLGLTYAKLGRLEKSEEIFEKVIQKDPNNTNAKTNLQHIQQTMNDMEDIKPEDQAVGEDKPQAQNKQNKSPEDLSGGGQKATKKDMQKKRLEETVETGKRKGKELDELPDNFKSGKGELPKNILMRKVDDDPALFLTKKFRYQIKKGMVKTEKTDHSW